The genomic interval TTCAAGAAAATTTCGGGCGGCTACGACGTCAAGGACACCGGGGTTGATACCCCTGCCGCTCTGCAAGGGCTGCAAGCCATCGTTGATCTGATCAAGGGCGGTATCATGCCGAAGGGATCGACGCAGTCCATCATGGAGCAGAAAATGGGAACCGGTGAGCTGGCCCTCATGATCAATGGGCCGTGGTGCTGGGCCGACCTCCGCAAGAGCGGCGTAGACTTCAACGTCGCGCCCGTGCCCGGGGTGGGCGGGAACCCGGGCCGGCCATTCGTCGGCGTTTTCTCGGCCATGGTCAACCGGTCGAGTCCGAACACTGACCTGGCGGTTCAGTTTCTGGAAAAATACGTCTGCACCGCGGAGGGCCTGAAAGCCATTGATGCCGACGCGCCGCTCGGGGTTCCGGCGGTGAAATCCCTGGCGGATGCCATGGCGGCCAAAGATCCTTTCATCAAGATCACGTACGAGAACTGCCAAAACGGCGTCGTGATGCCGAACATCCCGCAGATGGGTAAGTTCTGGAGTGCGATGCAGGCCGCCTTCGAGATCGCTACCAACGGCGGGGCCACTCCCGAGGTGGCGTTGAGGGACGCCAAGAAAAACCTGGCCGATTCTCTCGCCCGGTAGACCTTGAGCCAGCTGAGTCGATGAGCATCAGCCCAGGGCGCAGCCACTCCTTTATGAAGTCGCGAGCTTAAATGAAACCGATGGAAACGTTATCGTGAAGACGGGCTTGCCGATCCGCTACATCCTCACCGGGCTGCTGGCCCTGGCCGGGCTCTACCTGGCCTTCGTTCTCTACCGAACCGGGAACGTCCTGATTGCCGTCGTCGCGCTCGTGGTCGCCTGCCTGGGCGTATTCATTTACCTGAACCCCTCCGCTACCACGTTCAGGTACCTGTTCCCGGGCTTCATCGGCTTTGGCCTCTTCGTTCTTTTGCCCCTCGTTTACACGATTTACATCGGGTTTACCAAATACAGCTCGCAGAATCTGCTCCTTTTCGACCGCAGCGCTGCGTTGTTCCGCAACGAAACGTATACGCTGCCGAACGCCGTCTCGTACAAGTACCGTTTGTACACTCAGGACGACGGTACCTACGCGTTGTACCTGGAAGACGATAAAGATCCTGGACGCCGCTTTGCCTCGGAATCGTTCGACCTCGTGACCGGTCCCAAAGCCGAACCCGAGCCCGAACCTGTAAGGCTCAATCCTTTGCCGGCCGGCGCCCAGGCTCAGGGCAAACCGCTGACGATGGTGCAAATCAACCGTGCGAAGTTGCTGCCGCCCCTGCGAAAACGGACCTTTGTCCTGCCCGACGACACGCTCATCGGCATGGGCGGGCTGACCAATTTCACCGCGCGAGAACGGCTTTGGAAGCAAAACCCGGATAATTCGCTCACCAACCAAAAGGATGGAACCGTCATCCGCCCCGATTTCAAACAGGGTTTCTTCGTCAATGACAAGGGTGAAAGGGTCGGCGTCGGCTTCCGGACGTTCAGCGGGTTTGAAAATTACACCCGCATTTTCACCGATCCCCGAATCGCTGCCCCGTTTGTCAGGATCTTTCTTTGGACCCTGGCGTTTTCGGCGATGTCGGCCTTCCTGACGTTTGTCACCGGCATGCTGCTGGCGGTCATTCTCGAACAGAAAGACCTCCGGTTCCGGAAAGTTTACCGGACCCTTTTTATCCTGCCCTACGCGGTCCCGGGCGTTCTCTCGATCCTGATCCTGAAAGGGTTGTTCAACCAGGAATTTGGCGCGATCAATGAATTGCTCCGGGGAATTTTCGGCTTCGCACCGGCGTGGGAGACCAATCCA from Verrucomicrobiota bacterium carries:
- the malE gene encoding maltose/maltodextrin ABC transporter substrate-binding protein MalE; translation: MRKKILSALLVFLSAVQAFAWTDGELLVWISDNRGYHALGELGKKFENDIGASVKVETQEDITNKFQSAAQSGKGPDIFFWAHDRIGEWADAGLIRPLEVKDDFKASFVPMSWDAVTHKSQIWGYPVALEAVSLIYNKKYVTGNPPAQLSALADFNKELKAKYPKVIAMMWDYDTPYFSWPFLASAGAYPFKKISGGYDVKDTGVDTPAALQGLQAIVDLIKGGIMPKGSTQSIMEQKMGTGELALMINGPWCWADLRKSGVDFNVAPVPGVGGNPGRPFVGVFSAMVNRSSPNTDLAVQFLEKYVCTAEGLKAIDADAPLGVPAVKSLADAMAAKDPFIKITYENCQNGVVMPNIPQMGKFWSAMQAAFEIATNGGATPEVALRDAKKNLADSLAR
- the malF gene encoding maltose ABC transporter permease MalF — encoded protein: MKTGLPIRYILTGLLALAGLYLAFVLYRTGNVLIAVVALVVACLGVFIYLNPSATTFRYLFPGFIGFGLFVLLPLVYTIYIGFTKYSSQNLLLFDRSAALFRNETYTLPNAVSYKYRLYTQDDGTYALYLEDDKDPGRRFASESFDLVTGPKAEPEPEPVRLNPLPAGAQAQGKPLTMVQINRAKLLPPLRKRTFVLPDDTLIGMGGLTNFTARERLWKQNPDNSLTNQKDGTVIRPDFKQGFFVNDKGERVGVGFRTFSGFENYTRIFTDPRIAAPFVRIFLWTLAFSAMSAFLTFVTGMLLAVILEQKDLRFRKVYRTLFILPYAVPGVLSILILKGLFNQEFGAINELLRGIFGFAPAWETNPWGARAMILLVNLWLGYPYMMLICTGMLQSIPSGIYEASAIDGSNPRIDFFKLTLPLVLPPMIPILISTFAFNFNNFNLIYLLTAGGPQMVGGSAGETDLLVTYTYNIAFRDSGTNYGLAAAIATLLFILVGALAWVNLRMTRRQVKI